Proteins from a genomic interval of Macrobrachium nipponense isolate FS-2020 chromosome 33, ASM1510439v2, whole genome shotgun sequence:
- the LOC135203054 gene encoding sialin-like, whose amino-acid sequence MVNITNINYRSKVDDFLRRRLGWMPARIALAIISWFGFVNLYMTRVNLSIAIVAMVKRNATTGRAVSCGSATDQSESMLQFNSSHALELTEIPGKVTTIVPDLQNEEGEFLWDDTTQGLVLGSFSYGYALTQVLGGRLAELYGARMVYGVCILGGGIFALLSPVMARWHYGALIALRIIHGMFQGVSWPCMHACITRWIPPIERPRFVAIVYLAATLSSAMTMPLCGVIIDNHGWASQFYVMGALSLLWCCVWFNFMHNSPEEHPRISVRELQYIRTALKESGTKSSASRRVPWKEIFSSLPVWAIFAGCTGNGWGISLLFAQLPTYMKNVLGFSIRDNGTLSAAPFLCRYIGGIFWSSFSSWLISRNYLSVTNSRRIFGVLALWGPGIMILGVSFAGCDATTAITLLCLALFCNGANTTSILVNHTDIAPNFAGTLLGLDNTLGSIIAFIVPIVTGVMTEGQESMEAWQRVFWICVPIYFITAIFYLFLVTGEVQPWNDVEFVRVSPSSSSSASSASKRQKPQDVESSISEEEKAPMKSSE is encoded by the exons ATGGTCAATATAACGAACATCAATTACCGAAGTAAAGTAGACGATTTCTTAAGGAGAAGATTAG GATGGATGCCGGCTCGCATAGCGCTGGCCATAATATCTTGGTTCGGCTTCGTCAACCTGTACATGACTAGAGTCAACTTGTCCATCGCAATAGTCGCGATGGTCAAGAGGAATGCGACCACGGGCAGAGCAGTCTCCTGCGGCTCGGCGACTGACCAGAGCGAGTCGATGTTGCAGTTCAATAGCAGTCAcg CCTTGGAGCTGACTGAGATACCTGGCAAGGTGACGACGATAGTTCCTGACTTACAAAATGAG GAAGGTGAATTCCTCTGGGATGACACAACTCAAGGTCTGGTCCTCGGTTCCTTCTCCTACGGCTACGCACTGACGCAG GTCCTTGGAGGTCGCTTGGCGGAGCTGTACGGAGCCAGGATGGTCTATGGCGTTTGCATCCTGGGTGGTGGAATTTTTGCTCTTCTCTCTCCTGTCATGGCGAGGTGGCATTATGGGGCTTTGATCGCTCTTCGTATAATCCACGGAATGTTTCAG GGAGTCTCTTGGCCCTGCATGCATGCTTGCATCACGCGCTGGATTCCTCCGATCGAGAGACCGAGGTTTGTCGCCATTGTTTATCTTG ctgccACTTTGAGCTCAGCCATGACAATGCCCCTGTGTGGGGTCATTATCGACAACCACGGATGGGCGTCCCAGTTCTACGTCATGGGCGCCCTCTCCCTCCTGTGGTGCTGCGTCTGGTTCAACTTTATGCATAACTCCCCCGAGGAGCATCCCAG AATCAGCGTCCGAGAACTGCAGTACATAAGAACAGCCCTGAAGGAAAGTGGCACGAAGAGCAGCGCTTCCAGGAGGGTCCCCTGGAAGGAGATCTTCTCCAGCCTTCCAGTGTGGGCCATCTTTGCCGGCTGCACTGGAAACGGCTGgggcatctctctcctcttcgctcAGCTTCCGACCTACATGAAGAACGTCTTGGGATTCTCCATCAGGGAT AACGGAACTTTATCCGCAGCTCCCTTCCTCTGTCGCTACATAGGGGGCATCTTCTGGAGTTCTTTCTCCAGCTGGCTGATCTCTCGAAATTACCTCTCCGTCACGAATTCCAGAAGGATTTTTGGTGTACTAG CTCTCTGGGGACCTGGAATTATGATCCTGGGAGTGTCCTTCGCTGGATGCGACGCCACAACAGCCATAACCTTGCTCTGCTTGGCTCTCTTCTGCAACGGCGCCAACACGACAAGCATCTTGGTCAATCACACGGACATTGCTCCAAACtttgctg GAACTCTCTTAGGGTTAGACAACACCCTGGGATCGATCATAGCTTTTATTGTGCCGATCGTCACGGGAGTGATGACGGAAGGACAG GAATCTATGGAAGCCTGGCAGAGAGTCTTCTGGATCTGCGTCCCAATATACTTCATCACGGCCATCTTCTACCTGTTCCTCGTCACGGGAGAGGTCCAGCCTTGGAATGACGTCGAGTTTGTGAGAGTATCTCCCTCCTCGTCTTCCAGTGCTTCTTCTGCCTCGAAGAGGCAAAAACCTCAGGACGTCGAGAGCTCCATTTCGGAGGAAGAGAAGGCGCCGATGAAAAGTTCCGAGTGA